A stretch of Dermochelys coriacea isolate rDerCor1 chromosome 6, rDerCor1.pri.v4, whole genome shotgun sequence DNA encodes these proteins:
- the LOC119857530 gene encoding histone H2B 8-like: MPEPVKSAPMSKKCSEKVVTQTQKKGDKKRRKTRKESYSIYVYKVLKQIHPDTGISSKALDIMNSFINDILECMAGEVSHLAHCNKHSTITSREIQTAVRLLPKELAKHCVSEGTRAVTKYTSSK, translated from the coding sequence ATGCCTGAGCCAGTGAAATCTGCTCCTATGTCCAAGAAGTGCTCTGAGAAAGTGGTAACCCAGACCCAGAAGAAAGGGGATAAGAAGCGCCGCAAGACCAGGAAGGAGAGTTACTCCATTTATGTCTACAAGGTGCTGAAGCAGATTCACCCTGACACCGGCATCTCTTCTAAGGCCTTGGACATCATGAATTCCTTCATCAATGACATCCTCGAGTGCATGGCTGGGGAGGTGTCCCACCTGGCGCATTGTAACAAGCACTCCACCATCACCTCTCGAGAGATCCAGACCGCCGTGCGCCTGCTGCCCAAGGAATTAGCTAAGCACTGCGTGTCAGAAGGTACCAGGGCTGTGACCAAGTATACCAGCTCCAAGTAA